In Candidatus Caldatribacterium sp., a genomic segment contains:
- a CDS encoding ABC transporter substrate-binding protein, with product HYPDLWRVQINARTRPQHPQYAQISDILQRNIHAAITGTLKPEEAIKRAAAEIRELLGQ from the coding sequence CACTACCCAGACCTCTGGCGAGTGCAGATTAACGCCCGAACTCGCCCGCAGCATCCCCAGTACGCCCAAATCTCTGATATTCTCCAGCGGAATATCCACGCAGCCATCACAGGAACCCTCAAACCTGAGGAGGCCATAAAGAGGGCTGCGGCGGAAATTCGAGAGCTCCTCGGACAGTAA